The genomic stretch CGCTCTTCAAAGACTCTCCATCTGAGCCCCTTTCCTAGGCCATGAGTTCTTTACACCCTCAAATAGCCCCACAGGCAGGTTTGctcatcatctccattttatacagCTGGAAGCTAAACCCAGGCAGGGCAGAAAGCTTCTCTTTGTGATCTCCAGTGAAAGGTGGGGATGGAGGAATCAATCCCAAGCCCATTCTTCTTTCTGGGTTCCAAGTACTCTAAGGATCCCAATCagcttcctccctctgtccctaggGCACCCTGCAGACCCTCTCCTTCCTAGATGCTGATGGCCCCCATAAGACTTTGCTAAGGCCACCATAACACATTACTTCAGACTGGGTGGctttaacaacagaaatgtattttcttacatATTCGGAGGCTACATAGctgagatcagggtgtcagcagcACTAATTTCTcctgagacctctctccttggcttgtgggtgggcattttctccttgtctttttttttttttttttaagattttatttatttattcatgaaagagagagagagagagaggtgcagagacacaggcagagggagaagcaggctccatgtaggaagcccgacgtgggactcaatcctgggactccaggatcacgccctgggctgaaggcaggtgctaaaccactgagccacccaggtgtccctctcccaGTGTCTTCACATGGACTTTCTCCTGTATGTCTGTGTACTAATTTCCTCTTAAGGACACTAATCACACTGGATTAGTGTCCACagaattgcctttatttttacttaaaaaaaaaaccctatttctaaatacaatgacattctgaggtactagagattagaacttcaacatgtgaatttgggaacatacaattcagcccataacgaACATCTTTTCATAGGGAACTAACAGGGAGGAGTTTTCATGATGATATCCTCGTTTAACAGTCCTCAAATCACAGCCCTGTAATTCAGGTATTGCATTCTGAGGTTAAGTTAACACAAGAGAATTAAAACATATCCATATGAAGAATCGTAAATATCTATACAACTGTTTGATAAAGCCCAAAACTAGTAACAGCTCAAATATCTGAAAAGGATGTATAGTGGTTTATCCATAGAACATTACATTTCTTGACAACATTAAAAGAATGAACTAATTATATAGACCCATCaacaaatctcaaaataaatataccaGATTAGGACacccagagaaaaaaaaactaaacattttattttcatgtaaaattacagaaaatacatATGAACCATAGAAGAAAGTAAAGCCACATTTTCCTGGAgggcagagaaaaagagataattaAAGGGCATGAGTGAATATGGAGTGACATATGCACATTGTTGATTGTGAAGATGGTTTCATGGGTTTACATgaatgtcaaaactcatcaaatgatACAGTTTACATATGGACAATTTATTAACTATACCAAGAAGACATtaacagaattataaaaaaaattctttggtttcaaaaaataaagtttggcAAACCTATATTGACCCTACCATATCCCTTATAATGCCGAGGTCAGCACCTTGCCTCAGTGGCAGCAAATACAGGGGAGTAATGAAACCCATTTCCACATGAGTCCTCAGGAATTCAGGCTAGGTAACAAAGCCTGCACTGTTGGACTCAGATCTTCCTTCtacctttgttttccttcctgtgCAGCAATGGCCTGATGGTGAACAATGCAGATAAACTACAGGAATCTGTAAAACTCTTagttttttttgtggggggagcaggggaagaGCGCACATGTGAAAGTGTGAATGAGGAGGCAGGGAGcgcacagggaggagagagaatcccaagcaggctccatactgagaCTTGATCTGTACATagaacttgatctcacaaccctgaatcatgacccaagtggaaaccaagagccagccgcttagccaactgagccccccaggcagcccccccacctcccagatTATTTCCTGACAAGTCCCTCAACTACACAAGACTCACAGCTCAGGAGAATCTGAGAACTGGACCTGCTTATCTTTCACAGCCATACTGACTGAAACAAGCAAAtgcctattcattcattcattcattcattcattcatgagagacacagagagaggcagagacatagggagagggagaagcaggctccatgcagggagcccgatgtgggactcaatccggggactccaggatcatgccctgggccgaaggcaggtgctaaaccgctgagccacccgggctgcccacaagtGCCCTTTTAAAAAAGGCACATTTCAACCAGTTTGGTGCAGTCTCCTGTACTCTCTATTCATCTACTACTTGCGTACAATTAGGATTCCTCCTATAATCTTTCAGCCACTGGCACCACCACACAGAATTCTGGACATTGGTGTCCATCACTCCTCTGCAGGACCTGGGAACAGATTTCTTCCCCAGTGCTGAGCACAATGCCATATTCCCAGCAAACCAAAGAACAATTTTATGTTGTTCCCAGAAGTACTGGAGGTTGTCACCATTGCACCCCTTCAGGGGGAGCTCTGACACCACAAAATGTCCTGCCACCCAggctacaatttaaaattttttttttttaatttttatttatttatgatagtcacacacacacagagagagagattggcagagacataggcagagggagaagcaggctccatgcaccaggagcccgacgtgggattcgatcccgggtctccaggatcgcgccctgggccaaaggcaggcgccaaaccgctgcgccacccagggatccccaggctaCAATTTAACCACAAAATCCAATGTAATTTCCTTTGAGGCATGGGGCAACAACACAAACAAGAGCCAAACCAGAGAGAGGACTACCACTCTTCCAGCCCTCTGATGCACACAAACATTGGGGTGCTCACAGGAGCTGTTTCTCCTGTCTTTCTGTTGCTCCAAATCCATCCCATAGAGTGAATAACTCTCAAAATAAAGGTGACTTACACAATAAGGGCTTTGTTATAGCACAAATCAGATTAATGGAGGAAGGCTGTTCCTGGGTTGGTGACTTGGGGGCTAGAAATGCCATCACAAGAGTCACCAGACCAATAATATCCCTAAAAAAGGTGACTTTTCAGGTCATCAGCAGAACTCAGATGGTGTCCTCTGGACCACAACTGGGCCATCCATGCCTTAACTAATCAGAGAGAAAGGAATGAGTACTCTGGCTTCCCACACGTTTACCAGTGAATGGGCAAATACCAAGGTTAACTTCCCTGAACAGGTCAGGGTAGATAAATGATGCACGTGTGGACATCTGCAGGTGGTAGAGGTAAACGGGTGCTGCTACAGAACCAACAGTAATAAAAATCTGACACAGGACTATGCTCAACatacctggaatttttttttaagatttgatttatttattcatgagacacagagagagagaggcagggacacaggcagagggagaagcaggctcaatgcagggagccccatgtgggatttgatcccaggagcccaggatcacaccctgagccgaaggcagacgcttaagcactgagccacccaggcgtccccatacctggaatttattttgatgtttggATGTATGAGACTCAATTTAGGCAGATGGCACCCTCAAAAGAGATCTCCTTGAGTGTTGTTATACTGAACAAGGAAATACATTTGCTACACATCTAAGTTGTTTTTCCCATGTGAATTTTGTGGTAATCAATGAGGTAATAAGGCCTTTGGCTAATGGCTTTCTCATTCAAGACATTTATGATGCCCAaaccagtatgaattctctggtgTCGAGTGAGGCCAGAGCTTTTACTAAAAGATTTCCCACACTGGTTACACTTataaggcctttctccagtgtgaactctcCGATGGTCACTGAAGTTGGAGCTTCGTCTAAAGGACTTCCCACACTCACTGCACTCATAtggcctttctccagtgtgaactctATGGTGTTTAAGGAGTGCAGAGCTTTGGCTAAAAGATTTTCCACATTTGCTgcactcataaggcctttctccagtgtgaactctcAGGTGTAGAACAAGGCTGCAATTCTGGCTAAAAGATTTCCTACATTCACTGCACTCATAAGGCTTTGATCCTGTGTGGACTTTCTGATGTTTTAAGAGACTGGAATTGTAGGTaaaggatttcccacattcattgcaCTCATAGGGCCGTTCTCCAGTATGAATGGTATGGTGCTGCAAGAGTGCAGAGCTTTGATTAAAGGacttcccacattcactgcactcgtaaggtttttctccagtgtgaattctctgatgttgaaTGAGGTTAGATCTTTGACTAAAGGATTTGCCACATTCTCCACACTCAAAtggcctttctccagtgtgaactttCCGATGGTTATTGAGGCTGTAGCTCTGGctaaaagatttcccacattcactgcactcataaggcctttctccagtgtgaactctcCGATGCTGAAAGAGGTTGGAGCTTTGGCTAAAGGATTTCCCACATTCCCCAcactcataaggcctttctcctGTGTGAACTCTTTGGTGTTTAATAAGGCTCGAGTTATGGctaaaagatttcccacattcactgcacatGTAACATCTTTCTCCAGGGCGGACTCTCTGGTGATGGGTAAATGTGTGCTTGTGGCTGAAAGCTTCTGTGCAGTCTCCCCAGTGGTGTTGAGTCTTTCCCTTGGGGAAGGCCATCCTGCATTCAGTTCCACTGTTTGACTTCTCTCCAGTGTGTGTGGCTGGTTGCTGGAGGAATCCTGAGCTGGCCAGGAAGTCCTTTCCAACCTCCCCACAGATAAAGAGCTTCCCTGAAACTTGCAATCTGCAACTCTTGACCACCACTGAAGCTCTGCTTATGTTGCTTCCAAAGGGCTGATCTCTCACGTGCTGCTTTTTGTGATGAAGGTTTTCACTGAAATAGAATCTTTTCCCATGTGTCCCATTGGTATATAGTTTCTCACTGAATTGTGTTTTCCAGTGCTCAGCCAAGTGAAAACTGTCTTTCAAGATTGGACCACACACCTCATAGGGGTTGGCCTTCTGGGAAAGAAGACCTGTTTTGGGAATCCTGACCTGTGATACTCCTTCTACAGAAACGCTCTGCTCAGAAGGGGCCTTCTCATCCTCTGCTCCATGCTCACAACCTGAAAGCAGGAAATGCTGGTGAAGTGCACAGTGACTTTCATGGGTAGGCAGCTGGTACACAAGTGTGTCTAACAAACCCAGAAATGAGTCCACAAGACTGTTTACAGGATTTGAGGTTTGAATTCAGCAGCCTTGGGCCACTAATGATCACAAAACAGGGGTACAGGAGCATTTGTGAGGTGAAAGAAACACACTGGGGAGAGACAAGGTCTACACATAACTTTCAACAGGACCTAGTCTGCTGTGCAGAAGGGTGTGTTCAGGCCCAGGAGAATTCAATAGTGAAAGAGAGGCCAGAGTTCAAGAATGTACATACACCTCATGACACAATACATAGGAGCCAATGAGAAGAGTACCCTAAATGGAGTAGTGACTAAAATGGTCCAGATGTGGAGTCCAGAGAGGTGCAGATTAGGCCTGGACAGGAAGTAAGAGTATAAGCGATGAACAGCAGTTGACTAGTCACCTAAGTGTGAAGAATGGGGAAGAAAAGGCAGATATGAAGTGTGGGGACCATTCTCATTACCAACAAAAGACCAGTCATGTGGGATAAGTTTCTGGTGTTATGTGTACACAGCCCTGTTCAGAGCCAGGCTTCCTCTGAGCCCATCTTGCTGCAGCTGGGTTCGTATCTAATGTGTGAACCACAACGGACTCTCCACCACAACCACAAGACAAGCAACTACGTGGTCCTGGGATGATGCAAGTACTAATAAGAGAAAGACTGGGGAGATAACCGAGCACTGGCCAAGAACAGCTCAGCACATGCAGCatacaggaaagaaaacttccaaagaGGGTCTTGCAAGAACAAACTGGTCTATGTAACAGTGATGGTCAGTGATGGCAATTTATGGCACGAAAAGGAATGAGGATATGTCAGCCAGAGGAAGAGAGTAGAAAGTGGAACCTTTGGAGAAATTGGATACTCAGGTGCTTTGTAACTGAATGTCACCTGGAGGGGAGAAAGCACGAAAAGTGGGATCCCCTGGGCCGACTGGAACACTCCTGACCCCGGTTCCTTTTCTGAGAGGTTTAGGAGTAGCTGGTGTCAGGGCTGTTCAAGGAGTAGCAGTGCACACACATCTCAGCCCAGCCCAGTACACTGCCTACTTGAGGaagtggggaaagaaacagagaccATGATCATGATGGGAGGACAGACCTGCCCTtggcaaaaaaggaaaagggagagaatcgTTCAGGGCAGAAAGGTGGGGTTGAGGGTCTTACCCAAGGAGGTTATAAGTGCTaagttctccagcatcacatccTGGTACAggtgtctctgagcctcatcaAGAAGATCCCATTCTTCCCAGGAGAAATACATGGCGATATCCTCAAAGGTCACAGTGCCCTGTAAGATGGAGACAGATGAAACCATAAATAGCCTTTCCCTAAAAAATGGCAATCCATCCCCTCCACACCTGCCCCTCACTCACCCTCCTCTTAAGTATCCAACACAGAAGAGAAACCAGGCCCCAGCACTGCTGATGCCGCTGTCTCCTCACAGGCCCGTTGATCATAGGCACCGGCCATCAGTGACAAGACAAGGCAGGTGGATAAAAAGGTATCAAACAAAGGTCTGGCACAGAGGCACTCACTCATTTCTTTtcgtttcattttttaagattttatttatttatttgacagagaaagagagcattgTAGGTAGAATAATAGTCACAGGGAAATAGAAAACAGGCCctccacggagcagggagcctgatgtggggctggatcccaggaccctgggattgtaacctgagccagaggcagatgcttcactgactgagccacccaggcaccccactcagTCCTTTCTGCTAAGCAATTCCCCTAGTATGGACAAACCATGCAATTCTCAATACCAGGGCCTGGGGCATCAGGCATACTCCCTCTATAAGTACACATCATTCTTTAGATTGCATATCTCCCACTTTTCCAGACACTGCCATATGCCCATGGCTACCAACAGCTTACTGCCCTGCATATCTTAGGCATCTCTTTGGCTTTACAATTATACATAACTGTACTTCAATCACCTCCTCTTCACCCCACTAGTGAGGATGGGATTGAGTGCTAGGTTTACAGGGATGGCCAAACATAGACACCTAACACTGGACAGATGAAATTGACAGCACTTTTCTAACCATACATATTCACAATGTGGGAGAGGAGGATGCCACAAGCCACACAGGGCCACATGGGGGTTCCACTCTGGGAAAGAGTGAACAGCTAGTGGTTTTTAGACCCAAGCTTTGTAATATCAacagaaagagggatccctgggtggcgcagcggtttggcgcctgcctttggcccagggcgcgatcctggagacccgggatcgagtcccacatcgggctcccggtgcgtggagcctgcttctccctctgcttgtgtctctgcccctctctctctctctctctgtgtgactatcataaataatttaaaaaaaaaaaaaaaaaaaaaaaaaaaaaaaaaaaaagaaagaggtccTCCTGTCTCCCCTGGGAAGATGCTGCTGACTTATCCTAGTAACTCCATGAGCAGGTAGAGAACTGAAACCAActacagagggataagcaggaaCTGCTTCAGATCCCTTTGGTAAAAACGCTGTTTGGTTAGGAGATCTTATTTCTGGGAGCagagtgggaggagaagcagcacTGTGGCCATTTGAGATCCTCAAGGTTTCTAGACATCAGTGCTGCACATAATATTGGGACTTAATTTTAGACCTGGCACTGAAACCTGACAACAGCATCCACAGGACTCCTTGCAAATTCAAACAGGACTGAATGCTACTGACTTCCCAGGATGCCCACTAGCAGTCACAGCCCTAAATCCTTCTACGAAGGCTTCACTTCTGGAGTCTGTTCCTTGCCTCAGACATGAGGATCTCAGAAAACCATGGCCCTATTCCACCATATGCTGCACTTTGTGTCCACCCCCCGCTCCCCAAAGCAATCACAACTTCCTTCATTCAAAGGCTAGCTTCATCAGTGGTCGACCCCAAGCCTTACTGACTCTCACAAATGACCACATTTGCCATTTGCCCTTGACCTTATCTTCCTGGCTGAATGAAACAGGGCCCCAACAAGTCCTCACAAGGCTCTGGTGACTGCACAGAGTGATGAATAAGCACCCAATCCAGTCTACACAACATCTTGCCTCAGTTATCTCTTGCCTCCTTGTCCACCTCATTCATGCCCACCCTTGCCTTGGAAGCCTTGGCCATGTGCCAGAATATCCTATCCCTGACACACACACTCCTTTCAGGGCCATTTACCTGCctcacttgtgtttttttttttttttaatttttatttatttatgatagtcacacacacacacacacacacacacacagagagagagagagagagagagagagagagaggcagagacacaggcagaaggagaagcaggctccatgcaccgggagcccgacatgggattcgatcccgggtctccaggtttgcgccctgggccaaaggcaggcactaaaccactgtgccacccagggatcccctcacttgtGTTTGTGAAGCTTCAACCCATCACCAAGGTACCTAGGCAAGAGGACCAGTCCACAGTccccactctcctgcacctggtccCCTAATAGGTTTACAATCATAACCCGACAATTACCCACCCCAATCGTGAACACTCTGAACCCTTCCCCAGACTCCTGGATCTGTATACAACTACCCCCACCATGCACCCATTCAGTGGTTTCTGAAACACTCCAGACTGTCAATTACCTCAATCAAAGCTCCTAACATCCCCTTCCCCACAAAGAGTATTACTTCTACTATATTCTTCATCTTAGATAATGGACCTTCCACTTCTACAACTGCTCAGACCTAAAACACTGGGGTTATCCCTGAGTCCTATATTTCACTCCTCCCTCATCAGAGAATCTAGTTGCCCCTTTTAAAACATGCATCCAGAATCCAACTACTTTTCTGAAACCACAACTCCGGGCCTTTAACTCTCACCTGAGCTTTGGCAGTAGCctgatcttccttccttcttctgtctCACAGTCTGTTCTACACTCTGCAGTGAGGTGGGGTCTGGTAAGACCTTGTAAGATCACTTTCTGCCTCCAATTCACACCTCCCCATCACCTCCAAAAGACacacccaactgctgagtcaTTCGTCTTGACTCCTGTCCCCCTGCTCTTTGTTCCCACCTAAAAGGACacttgtggtttttttctttttttagacacacacacacacagagagagagagaggggctgagccacaggcagagggagaagcacgccccccgcagggggcccgatgtgggactggatcccggagcccgggatcacgccctgggctaaaggcaaacgctcaaccactgagccactcaggcatcccaaaaggaCACCTGTGTTTTTCTGCACACTCTCGGTTCAGTTACACCTCTAGGCATCTGCATATCGTGGAACCAGTTCCTGGTGCAACAGTTGCCAGAAATAGGAACATTTCTATATAAAGCCTGCCATGGACTTAGGGCCCTGTGCTTGGGGTttccccaggacccccagaccCAGGCCTGGGGGAATGACACTTAAAAGCCCCAGGACACCATAATCCAGAGATCATGTGGGTGGTGGCCAAGGCCAGTGAGTGGTTGCGACATTCTCCACCGACCTGTGTAATGGGAGCCCCTCTGCCACAATGGGAACCTGTGCAGAGGCTGGCAGTGGGGGAAAGGGTGCAGGGTTTGTTGGGCTCATGTTTCCCGTCTCCTTCCCTGGCCCTGGAGTACAGGTGACTTCATGTGGCTGAGCCTCAATGCTGTGTCCCCTCTTGCCGACT from Canis aureus isolate CA01 chromosome 1, VMU_Caureus_v.1.0, whole genome shotgun sequence encodes the following:
- the LOC144322467 gene encoding uncharacterized protein LOC144322467 gives rise to the protein MAAAAPRAPAQGTVTFEDIAMYFSWEEWDLLDEAQRHLYQDVMLENLALITSLGCEHGAEDEKAPSEQSVSVEGVSQVRIPKTGLLSQKANPYEVCGPILKDSFHLAEHWKTQFSEKLYTNGTHGKRFYFSENLHHKKQHVRDQPFGSNISRASVVVKSCRLQVSGKLFICGEVGKDFLASSGFLQQPATHTGEKSNSGTECRMAFPKGKTQHHWGDCTEAFSHKHTFTHHQRVRPGERCYMCSECGKSFSHNSSLIKHQRVHTGERPYECGECGKSFSQSSNLFQHRRVHTGERPYECSECGKSFSQSYSLNNHRKVHTGERPFECGECGKSFSQRSNLIQHQRIHTGEKPYECSECGKSFNQSSALLQHHTIHTGERPYECNECGKSFTYNSSLLKHQKVHTGSKPYECSECRKSFSQNCSLVLHLRVHTGERPYECSKCGKSFSQSSALLKHHRVHTGERPYECSECGKSFRRSSNFSDHRRVHTGERPYKCNQCGKSFSKSSGLTRHQRIHTGLGIINVLNEKAISQRPYYLIDYHKIHMGKTT